The genomic interval tctacccttcCCAGAACCTTAAGGTCCCTTCTTCAGGACCTCTCCCAATCTTGAAGGTAAAAGAGCATCTGTCAAACATATTTGATGGTCAACCATGACCTTTATGCTCAGCTTCAGATGAGTCTCTTGTCAagattctatttctctctctctctctctctctctctctctctctctctctctctctctcgtgtgtgtgtgtgtgtgtgtgtgtgtgtgtgtgtgtgtgtaggcaggttACAGGAGGACATCAAGTTctatttttaccttattttaagCACTTATGTTATTATGTATTTATGGGTGTATGTGGAACGGGTGGGGTGCATGCTTTGGCAGCcatgtgggggtcagaagacaacctgtgggggctagttctctccttctaccttgtggaACTCTGAACTCTTAATTCTGGTTGTCAAACTCGgcggcaagtgctttacccactgagccagcctcAAGACTCCTTCCTAACCTTTGGGATATGGGTGAGGCTATGAAACTCCGTCTCTCGGGAAACACACACCCAGGCTGGTCTCTGGTACGTGCTTTCAGAGAGTCTGCCCCTTGGAGCCACAGACACCTGCTCTGTGACCCCTTCTCAAGAAGTCTACCTCCCTCCCTGTAGCCAGTCTTGCCCATTCAACTGACTCTTTTCTGGAGAAAAGTTTTCTTTGAAAAGTGTAAGAACCTCTCTATTCTTGATTTGAGTTTGGTGTGGGACagcagtggtgcacgcctttaatcccagcactcaggtggcagaggcagacagatctctgtgagttcgaggccagcctggtctacagtgtgagttcctggacaaccagggctacacagagaaaccgtgactccaaacaaacaaacaaatgaacaaaaataaccTCAATATTGGCCATCTGACGCCCAGAAGACCCTTGGctgctcagtctctgagagccaggAAACTCTAGGGCAAATGTCAGTCTGATTTACTTATCCTTGGGTGGCTTGGCTGAGGCCTAGGTGAATCAACACAGCGTCCCAGTTGGAGAAGTTTATTTGAAGCAATGTAACAAAGTCATTCGGGATGACATTATAAAGAGACAGAAGTAAGCCAACATACTGGTGGGATAGGAAAGAAACTAAAGATGGAGAGTCTGAGACATGTCCAAGACTCAAAGGGTGAGCAGGTTGAAGATCTAGGGGCTTGGTGCTCCAGGCTGCAGGAACTGCATGTGCAAGGGCCCTGGACTTGGCACATAATGCCCAGGTAGAGGAGCCAGGGGAACACTGAGTGCATTTGAATACAATCTGGACCTTTtcatgattttaaatttgaaaaaaaaaaactgccagaTACCTTGAAGGTCATTAAGAGGCTAGGTTTGTTTTACTTGCTGGGCCCCCTCAATGATggcctctgtcttttttttttttttttttttttttttaggagctTCAGGGTCAGAGACCGGAAGTATACAGTGACCTCAACACACAGAGGCAATATTACAGATAAGCCCCCCTATGCCCATCAGCAACCTGATCCAATCATTCCAGATGCATACTCAACAAGCCCTCCCTGGAATCAGGACTCCCGCTGGAATACAGAGCCACATAGTGCCTGCCCTCCCTGAGATATCTGACCTCGTACCATTTCTGTCCCCTAATAAAAGTTGGAGCAAAAACAATGGCTGAGTTATGCTAGACCGGGCTGAGGCCTTGGGTAACAGTGGGGCCCCAAGAACGGTCTTAAATCAGGAAACTGCTACCTGGGAGGAAGTCAGACTTTGGGAAGAACAAATCTAGAGGTCTTTGAATCGCTTTATTCCAGTCCCGAAGAAGTGCGTCCCCATGCACCATCCCCCACCCCTACGCGATCCAGGATGAGAGggtcagaagacagaaggtgcCACGGTCAGCCTCTGCCAGGCATGTTGATGTAGACTCTACCATCTTCTGGTGGGTGGAATAGAGAGAGCATGAAGCCTGACCACCCACCACTCTTCCCATAACTCTACCTTATTGGGAGACCCCCTGCCTCAGCAGGGGCTTCCTCAGGGGTTCCCCAGACACCTCCACCAGGGTTTCCCAAGCACCTCCTCCAGGGCTTCCCCAGGACCGCCTTCGTGGGACACCCTTCTTCCCTAGGGACTGCTAGGGGACCTACTCTTCAGGCCCCGCCCAGTGTTGGCTCACCTTGGGCAGGCCTGCTGTGTGGGcgcatacatacaaacaccacCCCCACGATTAGAAGTGACATGACCGCATCTGCAGCCACCAGGCCTGCCAGgagtggcagagacagaggcCCACATCCGGAGCAGGAACCTGGGAGGGGGGGGGTTAGAGCCCAGACAAACAGGCAGCTGAGACTTCTGACTCCCAAAAGCTGTGATTTGTTCACAGGGAGATCCCGCCTCCCTAAATATCccggagacagggggtggggggtggggagcagtggggtggggtagggggagcATCAGCTCCCAGATTCTTTGGGATTCTTTGTGCCCTGGGCACACCGGAGAATTTGTTACAGAGAGTCTCGTGGTTCCCATCACTTCAACTGGGTGGTGAACAGTCAAGATGGGACCTAGAAAGGGCTGGGATTAGGAATGTCACAAGCCAGGGGTGTGCTGTGGGACAGACTTCAGGATTGCAGGCGCTGCTTAAGTTACAAGGTCAAAGGCTTCTTTCATTCCTCACCTGCTGACGACGACGTCTGACttgcagccactgtggaaaaaCCCGAGACAGTGGATGGGGGCGGGAAATACAGGGGAGCAGACCCTAACACCCAGGCTTAGGTCAGGTGGGATACTTAAGTGTAGTGCGAATTTTggcttcttaaaaaacaaacaaacaaacaaacaaaccagttatgttatgtgaatacgTTTTggtttaatcccaggtgtaggataTAGGGCTACTTAAGATTGTCCACGAAGTCCCAGAATTCCAAAAGTaaactatcttcagctggcagaatcatgccctgccagagcatg from Arvicanthis niloticus isolate mArvNil1 chromosome 1, mArvNil1.pat.X, whole genome shotgun sequence carries:
- the Hcst gene encoding hematopoietic cell signal transducer isoform X1: MAPPGYLLFLLLLPVAASQTSSSAGSCSGCGPLSLPLLAGLVAADAVMSLLIVGVVFVCMRPHSRPAQEDGRVYINMPGRG
- the Hcst gene encoding hematopoietic cell signal transducer isoform X2 — encoded protein: MAPPGYLLFLLLLPVAASQTSSSAGSCSGCGPLSLPLLAGLVAADAVMSLLIVGVVFVCMRPHSRPAQDGRVYINMPGRG